One Setaria viridis chromosome 5, Setaria_viridis_v4.0, whole genome shotgun sequence genomic region harbors:
- the LOC117854620 gene encoding uncharacterized protein, whose translation MDLFYQCKEVLKIQKFRRMVSYAGFYCFTTLITYAYTSNTTRAGISRADQYYASYPAGTELLTDTAKLYKAALGNCFEIDDWGPIEFSIMAKHFDRQGKPPYAYHAQYLAHLLSHGQLDGSG comes from the exons ATGGATCTCTTTTATCAATGTAAGGAGGTCCTAAAGATCCAGAAGTTTCGGCGCATGGTTTCCTATGCTGGATTCTACTGCTTCACCACCCTCATTACCTATGCTTACACAAGCAATAC GACAAGGGCTGGGATCTCGAGAGCAGACCAGTATTATGCCTCATACCCTGCTGGTACTGAGCTCCTAACTGACACTGCAAAG CTTTACAAGGCTGCATTAGGTAATTGTTTTGAAATAGATGACTGGGGTCCGATCGAGTTCTCCATCATGGCAAAGCATTTTGACCGGCAAGGGAAACCACCCTATGCGTACCATGCT CAATATCTGGCACACCTCCTATCCCATGGGCAACTCGACGGAAGCGGTTAA
- the LOC117854619 gene encoding uncharacterized protein, producing the protein MATGLLSKVSIAVAAYARRFTRRLLRARRLRRGGSACLGRQLVPADGGCGGDRQDGGQEQGALWRRAILMGRRCEPLDFPGAIHYDSFGRRLESPRCGSRKASGALFCRSSDAVDEAVVTAVRKAS; encoded by the coding sequence ATGGCCACCGGCCTCCTGAGCAAAGTGTCCATCGCCGTGGCCGCCTACGCGCGCCGCTTCACTCGCCGGCTCCTCCGCGCGCGGCGGCTCCGTCGGGGCGGCAGCGCCTGCCTCGGCAGGCAGCTCGTGCCAGCCGACGGCGGCTGTGGTGGCGATCGCCAGGACGGCGGGCAGGAGCAGGGCGCGCTGTGGCGGCGGGCGATCCTGATGGGGCGGCGGTGCGAGCCGCTCGACTTCCCCGGCGCCATCCACTACGACAGCTTCGGCCGGCGGCTCGAGTCGCCGCGCTGCGGCAGCAGGAAGGCGTCGGGGGCGCTGTTCTGCCGCTCGTCGGACGCCGTCGACGAGGCCGTCGTCACGGCGGTCAGGAAAGCCAGCTAG
- the LOC117858449 gene encoding pre-mRNA-splicing factor CWC21: MYNGIGLQTPRGSGTSGHVQASKFLAKPRPSSSSAAAAGGYGTPNPPHTGSVLERTRKPNKDILEHDRKRQVELRLLVLRDALEEHGYTEAQIKERVGEARKAAEIEAAAEEGGPRSQGKGFTDTQSHQAAARKENQLQTMRAALGLDAEDAQKERCRK; encoded by the exons atgtacAACGGCATCGGGCTGCAGACCCCGCGGGGGTCCGGCACGAGCGGGCACGTCCAGGCGAGCAAGTTCCTCGCGAAGCCCcggccctcttcctcctccgccgccgcggctggcgGCTACGGGACCCCCAACCCTCCGCACACCGGCTCCGTCCTCGAGAGGACGCGGAAGCCCAACAAGGACATCCTGGAGCACGACCGGAAGCGGCAGGTGGAGCTGCGGCTGCTCGTGCTGAGGGACGCGCTCGAGGAGCATGGGTACACGGAGGCCCAGATCAAGGAGCGCGTCGGGGAGGCGCGCAAGGCCGCCGAgatcgaggcggcggcggaggaaggtggGCCTCGTTCCCAGGGCAAAGG GTTCACAGACACTCAGAGCCACCAAGCTGCGGCACGGAAGGAGAACCAGCTTCAGACTATGAGGGCTGCTCTTGGGCTAGATGCAGAGGATGCACAGAAGGAGCGCTGTAGAAAGTGA